The nucleotide window CGGTAACATTAGACGTCGCTAAGCAAATAATTACAGCCGCAGAGGAAGAGGCCGCAGCGATTGACGTGCCGATGTGCGTCGCGGTAATGGACGGCGGTGCGAATCTCGTGGCGTTCCACCGGATGGACGGTGCGCTGCTCGGGAGCGTCGACATCGCCCAGAACAAAGCGTACTCCTCGGTGTCGCTGAAGTTGGACACCGAGGCGATCCACGAGGCGTCGCAGCCGGGCGAGTCACTGTATGGGATCGGGAACACGAACGGCGGTCGAATCGTCACCTTCGGTGGCGGGTTCCCGCTGGAGAACGACGACGGAACCGTCGTCGGCGGCGTCGGTGTCTCCGGCGGCAGCGTCGATGAAGACATGACGGTTGCGCGGGCAGGGGTGGAGCGATTCGAGGAGCTCTGAGGACGCTGCTGATCACGGAAGGGTTCATAAAAAGAATTCGATGCGAGAGAGATCGACGATGGACACGTAGATCTTGGCGACTGGGCCACCGCTATCGAGGAACGCCGGCTACCGAGATACAAGGAGAAAGCCCCGTGCTTTAGCGCGGGGAGGATGTCAAGACGCGAGGTCGCGAACCGCCGCTGGAACGTCACCTCGATCGATTTCACGGACAGCCGTGGATTCGGTCTCGGGTGACTCGTACTTGTACCCGGATCCGGTCACGATCACGGCGACGTCCTCGTCCGAGCCGAGTTCGGTAGACTCGGACAGTTCCTGAACCGCCGCCGTGGCCACGGCACACGACGGCTCGACGGCGATGCCAGCCTCGGCGGCGAGGCGCTTCGTCTCGGCCAACAGGGTCTCTTCAGCGATAGACAGCACGGCCCCATTAGTGTCGTGAACGGCTGCCAACGCCCGGTTCCCACTGGGTGGGTCGGCGTTGTTGATGGAGACGGCCGCCGTCGGTTCGTCGGTCACGGGATCAACCCGTGACGCGCCACGCCGGTACGCTTGCGCGATCGGATCACAGCGTGCCGCCTGTGCGAGATAGATCCGCGGCAGATCGGCGATGAGTCCTGCCGACCTCAGCTCCCGGAGGGCTTTCCAGACGCCGCTCGCTTGCCCACCGCTGCTGACCGGTAAGACGATCGCGTCGGGCACCTCCGGGCGAAACGCCTCGCAGATCTCGTACGCGACGGTCTTCTGACCGGCGACTCGGAGCGGACTGTCGGAGTTGAGGAACGTGACGCCGAGATCGCCGTCGAGCGTATCGTAGTAGAGTCGTCCGTAGTCGCCGCGAACACGGAACAGGTGGGGGTCGTGCTGGGCGATCATCGCGAGACGAGAGTCCGGCGTGTCCTCGGCGACGAGAATGACCGCCTCACGGTCGGT belongs to Halorubrum sp. DM2 and includes:
- a CDS encoding heme-binding protein, with product MTTVTLDVAKQIITAAEEEAAAIDVPMCVAVMDGGANLVAFHRMDGALLGSVDIAQNKAYSSVSLKLDTEAIHEASQPGESLYGIGNTNGGRIVTFGGGFPLENDDGTVVGGVGVSGGSVDEDMTVARAGVERFEEL
- a CDS encoding pyridoxal-phosphate dependent enzyme, which codes for MDRLVCYNCGASYSFGTAARCTCGEPLWFETDDEAVSWPGADPGSTDAVSYGHDSLWRYESVLPAVAPVGLAAAAGGTPLLRTPSIETADGPRVHLKLEGTNPTGSFKDRGTAVGIGRVDGPVGTVSHGNMALSVAAHAAATDREAVILVAEDTPDSRLAMIAQHDPHLFRVRGDYGRLYYDTLDGDLGVTFLNSDSPLRVAGQKTVAYEICEAFRPEVPDAIVLPVSSGGQASGVWKALRELRSAGLIADLPRIYLAQAARCDPIAQAYRRGASRVDPVTDEPTAAVSINNADPPSGNRALAAVHDTNGAVLSIAEETLLAETKRLAAEAGIAVEPSCAVATAAVQELSESTELGSDEDVAVIVTGSGYKYESPETESTAVREIDRGDVPAAVRDLAS